A genomic window from Verrucomicrobiia bacterium includes:
- a CDS encoding ABC transporter ATP-binding protein has protein sequence MIEIIDLHKSFGKKVVLDGVNLTLRDGETVVIIGGSGTGKSVLLKHIIGLLEPDSGRIIVDGTDVGSVRGEELYHLRKKFGMVFQNGALFDSLTVAENVGLPLREHTNLKEEEILEIVREKLSLVGLSGVENQKPAELSGGMRKRVALARALVAEPEVMLYDEPTTGLDPIMADVINELILDLRKRLGNTAVVVTHDMASAFKVADRICMLFKGKIIWDGSPAETRESRDPVVQQFITGTSVGPIQVV, from the coding sequence TTGATTGAAATCATCGATTTGCACAAAAGCTTCGGCAAAAAGGTTGTCCTGGACGGGGTGAATTTGACCCTCCGGGACGGGGAGACGGTGGTCATCATCGGCGGTTCCGGCACGGGAAAATCGGTGCTCCTGAAACATATCATCGGTCTTTTGGAGCCGGACAGCGGGCGGATTATCGTGGACGGCACCGATGTCGGCTCCGTGCGGGGAGAGGAGCTGTACCACCTGCGCAAAAAATTCGGAATGGTTTTCCAGAACGGGGCGCTTTTCGATTCCCTCACCGTCGCAGAAAATGTCGGCCTCCCCCTGCGTGAGCATACCAACCTCAAAGAGGAGGAGATTTTGGAAATCGTCCGGGAAAAACTTTCACTGGTCGGGCTTTCCGGGGTTGAAAATCAAAAACCGGCCGAGCTCTCCGGCGGGATGCGCAAGCGGGTGGCTTTGGCCCGGGCCTTGGTCGCCGAGCCGGAAGTGATGCTCTACGACGAGCCGACCACCGGTCTGGACCCGATTATGGCGGACGTCATCAACGAACTGATACTCGATTTGCGCAAGCGTCTCGGAAACACCGCCGTGGTTGTGACCCACGATATGGCCTCCGCCTTCAAAGTCGCCGACCGAATCTGCATGCTTTTCAAAGGAAAGATCATCTGGGACGGCTCCCCTGCGGAAACGCGCGAAAGCCGCGACCCCGTGGTCCAGCAATTTATCACCGGCACTTCCGTCGGGCCGATACAGGTGGTCTGA
- the radA gene encoding DNA repair protein RadA gives MPALKTKTAYVCQSCGTVEPRWLGRCPSCGGWNTFVEERVERKTSKPAASFEEPVALETVTNGEAGRIPTGIPEFDRVLGGGAVHGSAILVGGDPGIGKSTLLLQVAGKLARQGETVLYVSGEESLLQLKSRAQRLGIHQQGIWFLAETRLEVILEQLKKIKTKVLIFDSIQTISSGQLFSPPGSVGQLREVTQALIERVKVSGEILFLVGHVTKDGFLAGPKVLEHMVDTVLYFEGEKNHFYRILRGVKNRFGSTAEIGIFQMTEKGLAEVENPSGFFLGERAEAASGSVVVAALDGNRPLLLEVQALVAPTPWGTPQRVVGGFDARRLSLILAVLEKRLGLSFGTKDVFVNVAGGVKIEESACDLGFALALASSLEDIPFDSKSVAVGEVGLGGEIRGISQAEARVAEAQKMGFERILIPLTNAKGLRKFEIEVVGVRKMEEALKKGLK, from the coding sequence ATGCCGGCGCTCAAGACCAAAACCGCCTACGTCTGCCAGAGCTGCGGCACGGTAGAGCCCCGCTGGCTGGGGCGCTGCCCCTCCTGCGGCGGGTGGAATACTTTTGTTGAAGAACGGGTGGAGCGGAAAACCTCCAAGCCCGCGGCTTCCTTCGAGGAACCGGTTGCCTTGGAAACGGTCACCAACGGTGAAGCGGGGCGGATTCCAACCGGAATACCGGAGTTTGACCGGGTATTGGGAGGAGGCGCCGTGCACGGCTCGGCCATTTTGGTCGGCGGCGACCCGGGAATTGGAAAATCGACTTTGCTTTTGCAAGTCGCGGGGAAATTGGCGCGGCAGGGAGAAACCGTCTTGTATGTCTCCGGGGAAGAATCACTTCTGCAACTCAAATCCCGCGCCCAGCGGCTGGGGATTCATCAGCAGGGGATTTGGTTTTTGGCTGAAACACGGCTTGAAGTCATCCTGGAGCAGTTGAAGAAAATTAAGACCAAGGTCTTGATTTTCGACTCCATTCAAACCATCTCCTCCGGCCAGCTTTTTTCCCCGCCCGGCTCGGTCGGGCAATTGCGGGAGGTTACGCAGGCCCTGATTGAACGGGTCAAGGTCTCCGGGGAGATACTTTTTCTGGTTGGGCACGTCACCAAGGATGGTTTTTTGGCCGGGCCTAAGGTTTTGGAGCATATGGTGGATACCGTTTTGTACTTCGAAGGGGAAAAGAACCACTTCTATCGCATCCTTCGGGGGGTGAAAAACCGCTTTGGTTCGACGGCCGAAATCGGTATATTTCAAATGACCGAAAAAGGGTTGGCGGAGGTGGAAAACCCCTCCGGCTTTTTCTTGGGAGAACGGGCCGAGGCCGCCTCCGGGTCGGTCGTGGTGGCGGCCTTGGACGGCAACCGGCCGCTTCTTTTGGAAGTGCAGGCGTTGGTGGCCCCGACCCCTTGGGGTACGCCTCAGCGGGTAGTAGGCGGGTTTGACGCCCGGCGGCTTTCCTTGATTCTGGCGGTTTTGGAAAAGAGGCTGGGACTTTCCTTCGGGACGAAGGATGTTTTTGTCAACGTCGCCGGTGGAGTAAAAATTGAAGAGTCGGCCTGTGATTTGGGATTCGCCCTTGCTTTGGCCTCCAGCTTGGAGGATATCCCCTTCGACTCCAAATCGGTGGCGGTCGGAGAAGTCGGTTTGGGTGGGGAAATCCGGGGAATAAGCCAGGCCGAGGCCCGGGTTGCCGAAGCCCAGAAAATGGGTTTTGAGCGGATTTTAATCCCCCTGACCAACGCCAAGGGGCTGCGGAAATTCGAAATTGAAGTGGTGGGAGTTCGGAAGATGGAAGAGGCGTTGAAGAAAGGTTTGAAGTGA
- the tgt gene encoding tRNA guanosine(34) transglycosylase Tgt, which translates to MSAARSGLMKTSHGVFQTPAFAPVATAGSVKTLLFEEVRSLGAEIVLSNTYHLYLKPGVEVIRLGGGLHRFINWEGPILTDSGGFQAYRLSEFFDYQEEGVAFRSHWDGSPHFFSPEKVLEIQHIFGSDLIMPLDFCPPYPADEALVARSVRITTEWARRSKVWWDSHERMSHWGQKQALFGIVQGSTSPLWRKRSALELAELEFDGYALGGLSLGESKEETFSMVGVAVENLPADRVRYLMGMGTPVDLLFGIGQGIDLFDCALPTRNARNGTVYNWSGKLVLKGAGFKDDFGPIDERCGCAACQNYTRAYIRHLFNAKEITGMHLATLHNLWFYQELLGAAREKIRAGEFAAFRKQFIERYREEEA; encoded by the coding sequence ATAAGCGCCGCCCGCAGCGGGTTGATGAAAACTTCTCATGGCGTTTTCCAGACCCCGGCGTTTGCTCCGGTTGCCACGGCGGGGAGTGTTAAAACACTCCTGTTTGAGGAAGTCCGCTCGCTGGGCGCCGAAATCGTCCTTTCCAACACCTACCATCTTTATCTGAAACCGGGAGTGGAGGTTATCCGACTGGGGGGAGGATTGCACCGCTTCATTAACTGGGAAGGACCGATTTTGACCGATTCGGGCGGTTTTCAGGCCTACCGGCTCTCGGAGTTTTTCGACTATCAGGAGGAAGGGGTGGCCTTCCGCTCCCATTGGGACGGCTCGCCCCACTTCTTTTCACCGGAAAAGGTCTTGGAAATCCAGCATATTTTTGGTTCCGACCTGATAATGCCCCTTGATTTCTGCCCGCCTTATCCGGCGGATGAGGCGTTGGTCGCCCGTTCCGTCCGGATAACCACCGAGTGGGCCAGACGCTCCAAGGTCTGGTGGGATTCGCACGAGCGGATGTCCCACTGGGGACAAAAGCAGGCCCTTTTCGGAATCGTGCAGGGCTCCACCAGTCCGCTTTGGCGGAAGCGCTCGGCTTTGGAACTGGCGGAGCTGGAATTCGACGGGTATGCCTTGGGCGGACTTTCGCTGGGAGAATCGAAGGAGGAAACCTTTTCGATGGTTGGCGTAGCCGTTGAAAATCTGCCGGCCGACAGGGTGCGCTATCTGATGGGGATGGGAACGCCGGTCGATTTGCTTTTTGGAATTGGGCAGGGGATCGATCTTTTTGATTGCGCCCTGCCGACCCGCAACGCCCGCAACGGAACGGTTTACAATTGGAGTGGTAAACTCGTATTGAAAGGGGCCGGTTTCAAGGACGACTTTGGCCCCATCGACGAACGCTGCGGCTGTGCGGCCTGCCAAAACTACACCCGGGCTTACATCCGGCATCTTTTCAACGCCAAAGAGATTACCGGGATGCACTTGGCGACTTTGCACAACCTATGGTTTTATCAGGAACTTTTGGGGGCCGCTCGCGAAAAGATACGTGCGGGTGAGTTTGCGGCTTTCAGAAAACAGTTTATCGAACGGTACAGAGAGGAGGAAGCTTGA
- the yajC gene encoding preprotein translocase subunit YajC has protein sequence MQILPLLLIIPIFYLFLIRPQQKKQKEHQRMLAELKKGDRVVTSSGIIGSIWGIDEKENKIVLKVGEETKIEFLRSAIAGKLES, from the coding sequence ATGCAAATTCTGCCCCTGCTTTTAATCATCCCGATTTTCTATCTTTTTCTAATCCGCCCCCAGCAGAAAAAGCAAAAGGAGCACCAGCGGATGCTGGCCGAGCTAAAGAAAGGGGACCGGGTGGTCACCTCCAGCGGCATTATCGGCTCCATCTGGGGGATTGACGAAAAGGAGAACAAAATCGTTTTGAAAGTGGGGGAGGAGACCAAAATCGAATTTCTGCGCTCCGCCATTGCCGGCAAGCTGGAGTCGTAG
- the def gene encoding peptide deformylase — protein sequence MVLEIRKYGDPVLRQRAEPVAVFDEKLARLAADMMATMEAANGVGLAGNQVGVLKRIFVADTASFELTGKKLAVVNPEIVFRSSEEVIEEEGCLSIPGVYAEVRRPKKIKLAGQNLKGERMELDAEDMIARVFCHETDHLNGVLFIDHLSALERDLLKGKLSELKKKAAL from the coding sequence GTGGTTTTGGAAATACGGAAATACGGCGACCCGGTTTTGCGCCAAAGGGCCGAGCCGGTGGCCGTGTTTGATGAAAAATTGGCCCGCCTGGCAGCGGATATGATGGCTACGATGGAGGCCGCCAACGGAGTCGGTCTGGCCGGGAACCAGGTGGGCGTCCTTAAACGAATCTTTGTGGCCGATACGGCCAGCTTTGAATTGACCGGAAAGAAACTCGCCGTCGTGAACCCGGAAATTGTCTTCCGCTCCTCCGAGGAAGTCATCGAGGAGGAGGGATGTTTGTCCATTCCGGGGGTGTATGCCGAGGTGCGGCGGCCGAAGAAAATAAAGCTGGCGGGCCAGAACCTGAAAGGGGAAAGAATGGAGTTGGATGCGGAGGATATGATTGCCCGGGTGTTTTGTCACGAAACGGACCACTTAAACGGGGTTTTGTTCATCGACCACCTTTCGGCCTTGGAACGGGACTTGCTGAAAGGAAAGCTTTCGGAGTTGAAGAAAAAAGCGGCGTTGTGA
- the fmt gene encoding methionyl-tRNA formyltransferase codes for MRVVFMGTPEFALPCLEALVRSKHKPVGVVSAPPKPAGRGQKVKSSPVEVRARELGLAVQTPERLNDTGFLGWLRDLNPDVAAVVAFRYLPREVFALPRKGSVNLHASLLPKYRGAAPINWAIYNGERKTGVTTFLLDDRVDTGAILAQRECPIGPDETAGELAEKLSRLGAELLLETLDGLEAGTLIPVPQTEAGVTLAPKLKKEDGFILWERPALQVHNQIRAFSPAPGAFGKLGGEVIKIYRSRVLPSDAKNTAKRPGSWLCFDGRTGLAVCCGEGGVEILELSLEGRKKLTGPEFARGQKRLADKTFELKI; via the coding sequence GTGAGGGTGGTTTTCATGGGGACGCCGGAATTTGCCCTTCCCTGTCTGGAAGCGCTTGTCCGCTCCAAACATAAACCGGTCGGCGTGGTAAGCGCGCCGCCGAAGCCGGCCGGAAGGGGACAGAAAGTCAAATCTTCACCGGTTGAAGTTCGCGCCCGCGAACTCGGCCTTGCCGTTCAAACACCGGAAAGGCTGAATGACACGGGCTTTTTGGGATGGCTCCGGGACCTGAATCCTGACGTGGCCGCCGTGGTCGCCTTCCGCTATCTGCCGCGGGAGGTTTTTGCTTTGCCGCGCAAAGGAAGCGTCAACCTGCACGCCTCCCTTTTGCCCAAATACCGCGGCGCCGCTCCCATCAACTGGGCCATCTACAACGGGGAGCGGAAGACCGGCGTCACCACCTTTCTTCTGGACGACCGGGTGGACACGGGCGCCATCTTGGCCCAGCGGGAATGCCCCATCGGCCCGGATGAAACGGCCGGGGAACTCGCGGAAAAACTTTCCCGACTGGGAGCGGAGCTTCTTTTGGAAACGCTGGACGGACTGGAAGCCGGAACCTTGATTCCCGTGCCCCAGACGGAAGCGGGCGTAACTCTGGCCCCCAAGCTGAAAAAAGAAGACGGATTTATCCTTTGGGAGCGTCCCGCTTTGCAGGTCCACAACCAAATCCGGGCCTTTTCCCCCGCCCCCGGTGCCTTTGGCAAGTTGGGGGGCGAAGTTATAAAAATTTATCGATCGAGAGTCCTTCCTTCAGATGCTAAAAATACCGCCAAACGCCCCGGGAGCTGGCTTTGCTTTGACGGCCGCACCGGGCTCGCGGTTTGCTGCGGCGAGGGGGGCGTGGAAATTTTGGAGCTCTCTTTGGAAGGAAGAAAAAAATTAACCGGGCCTGAGTTCGCCCGCGGCCAGAAGCGACTGGCCGACAAAACCTTTGAGTTGAAAATATGA
- a CDS encoding Rne/Rng family ribonuclease, translated as MIKNPLAWFKQKESKKQPPKLSKEIVINASEYETRIALLEEGRVMELMVERADRERIAGNIYKAKVNSILPGMQAAFLDIGLEKSAFLHVSDLAWHYGGQKDEEVEEFEEDAPAPERHRFRASIEEILKKGEEVLIQVVKEQIGTKGPRVTTELALPGRFIVLIPGGRSVRVSKRISNWAEKRRLKELVLKHLPAGFGVIIRTEGEGKEEKEFAADLKSLLHLWKRVSRLSPRVKAPALLHKESGSTVSVIRDLFTSDVDRLVCDNKDEYRQILRYLKEVAPDLRSKVVLYTEPVPIFDLYGIEPEIDKMLERKVWLKRGVYLVIDQTEALVTVDVNTGRFVGKDNQEQTIFRANMEAAKEIARQIRLRDIGGLIIVDFIDMPSREHRRRLFDEFRNAMKSDRSKYAISPISEFGLIEMTRERVRPSLIFTLSDSCPTCSGFGRILSRETLATKIERWFRRAKAGSNTRSFKLIIHPFLAEAVADGAGNRISGLAKSLKLDIDVIRDTFTPPDQFRVLEADTKKEVTEMFMK; from the coding sequence ATGATAAAAAATCCATTGGCATGGTTCAAGCAGAAGGAATCGAAAAAACAGCCGCCAAAGCTCTCCAAGGAGATCGTCATCAACGCCTCCGAGTACGAAACCCGCATCGCCCTTCTCGAAGAGGGCCGGGTGATGGAACTGATGGTGGAGCGCGCCGACCGGGAGCGGATAGCCGGCAACATCTACAAAGCGAAAGTCAACTCCATCCTCCCGGGGATGCAGGCCGCTTTCCTGGACATCGGGCTGGAAAAATCCGCCTTTCTGCACGTTTCCGATTTGGCCTGGCACTACGGAGGGCAGAAGGATGAGGAGGTGGAGGAGTTCGAGGAGGACGCCCCCGCTCCGGAGCGCCATCGCTTCCGGGCCTCCATCGAGGAGATTCTGAAAAAGGGGGAGGAGGTTCTCATCCAGGTGGTCAAGGAGCAAATCGGCACCAAGGGCCCCCGGGTCACGACTGAACTTGCCCTGCCCGGCCGTTTTATCGTTCTGATCCCCGGCGGGCGCTCTGTGCGGGTTTCCAAGCGGATTTCAAACTGGGCGGAAAAAAGGCGTTTGAAGGAACTGGTCTTAAAACACCTTCCCGCCGGTTTCGGAGTCATCATCCGCACGGAAGGGGAGGGGAAGGAGGAAAAGGAGTTCGCCGCCGATTTGAAAAGCTTGCTGCACCTGTGGAAAAGGGTTTCCCGTTTGTCCCCCCGGGTCAAAGCGCCGGCGCTTTTGCACAAGGAAAGCGGCAGCACGGTCTCCGTCATCCGGGATTTGTTCACCTCCGACGTGGACCGGCTGGTCTGCGACAACAAGGATGAATACCGTCAAATTCTCCGCTACTTAAAGGAAGTGGCTCCGGATTTGCGTTCCAAAGTGGTGCTCTACACCGAGCCGGTGCCGATTTTCGACCTATACGGCATCGAGCCGGAAATCGACAAGATGCTGGAGCGGAAGGTCTGGCTCAAGCGGGGGGTGTACCTGGTCATCGACCAGACCGAGGCCTTGGTCACCGTGGACGTAAACACCGGCCGGTTCGTGGGCAAGGACAACCAGGAGCAGACCATTTTCCGCGCCAATATGGAAGCGGCCAAGGAGATTGCCCGCCAGATACGGCTACGCGACATCGGCGGGCTTATCATCGTGGATTTTATCGATATGCCCTCCCGCGAGCACCGCCGCCGGCTTTTTGACGAGTTCCGAAATGCGATGAAAAGCGACCGTTCCAAATACGCCATCAGCCCGATTTCCGAATTCGGGCTTATCGAAATGACCCGGGAACGGGTGCGCCCCAGCTTGATTTTCACCCTCTCCGATTCCTGTCCCACCTGCAGCGGCTTCGGGCGCATCTTGTCGCGGGAGACACTGGCCACCAAAATCGAGCGCTGGTTCCGCCGGGCCAAGGCCGGTTCCAACACCCGCTCGTTCAAGCTCATCATCCATCCCTTTTTGGCGGAGGCCGTGGCGGACGGCGCCGGCAACCGGATTTCCGGTTTGGCCAAAAGCTTGAAGCTGGATATCGACGTCATCCGCGACACCTTCACCCCGCCGGATCAGTTCCGGGTTCTGGAGGCGGACACCAAAAAGGAAGTAACCGAGATGTTTATGAAATAG
- a CDS encoding sialidase family protein produces MKLILSAGFFFFALAPAAFSQPDSIYAFSPDVKITESGEYDGNSLYFYSTGQHYTAYRGDTVYVIWHEDRYDPYGSWILFAKSPDGGKTFGSNVYADAGWYPSMRVDSAGVIYLVYANGGDILFRKSANGGTSFGAQVRVTDDTGAPAGAAAPALALNNKGHIFVAWLDYRTNPYSVFASASYDGGQTFTPNVQVSEPGTRGFPGDIAADDSGRVYVAYHGTTGGQSGIVVARSDDSGQSFNFRTLANDPLWTTGRLSMTLAPGGLIGIAWDGTRLMNNFLNHILHFSVSFDYGQTFSPSVRVDDDSDLTFNTAPFDPSLAFTNDIFYVAYMREDSPFGKQKIFFSYSLDSGQSFAPSIDINVNTTDPNNRWRDRPGLAVNEAGKAFVAWRDGRYTNQIEFIQLLFGAPGKFVRLLKGDLNLDEMLTATDVVLEINAVFSGHSFPAPLQNADGNCSGDLSPTDVVLLLKAVFLTTAFPC; encoded by the coding sequence ATGAAGCTCATATTGTCGGCCGGATTCTTCTTTTTCGCTTTAGCACCCGCCGCCTTCAGCCAACCCGACAGTATCTACGCTTTTTCTCCAGATGTGAAAATAACCGAATCCGGGGAATACGATGGTAACTCTCTCTACTTTTACAGCACCGGTCAGCATTACACGGCCTACCGGGGGGATACCGTGTACGTAATTTGGCATGAAGACCGGTACGATCCCTACGGATCTTGGATTTTATTTGCCAAATCACCGGATGGAGGGAAGACCTTTGGGTCGAACGTATATGCGGATGCCGGATGGTATCCTTCGATGCGGGTGGACAGCGCCGGGGTTATCTACTTGGTCTATGCGAACGGCGGCGACATCCTTTTCCGCAAATCGGCCAACGGCGGCACCTCCTTTGGCGCTCAGGTTCGAGTCACCGATGATACGGGTGCCCCGGCAGGGGCGGCAGCTCCGGCGTTAGCCCTCAACAACAAGGGCCATATTTTTGTGGCTTGGCTTGATTATAGAACTAACCCCTATTCTGTTTTTGCCTCCGCCAGCTATGATGGCGGCCAGACTTTTACGCCAAATGTTCAGGTCAGCGAACCGGGTACGAGAGGTTTTCCCGGAGATATTGCGGCGGATGACAGTGGGCGGGTATACGTTGCTTACCACGGGACAACCGGCGGGCAAAGCGGGATTGTAGTAGCCCGAAGCGATGATTCCGGACAGAGTTTTAATTTTCGCACACTTGCCAACGACCCTTTGTGGACCACGGGAAGGTTAAGTATGACTCTTGCTCCAGGAGGCCTAATCGGTATTGCCTGGGACGGTACACGGCTCATGAATAATTTTCTCAACCACATCTTACACTTTTCCGTTAGCTTCGACTACGGCCAGACCTTTTCCCCAAGTGTGCGAGTGGACGACGACAGTGACCTTACTTTCAACACGGCTCCATTCGATCCCTCCTTGGCCTTTACAAACGACATTTTTTATGTGGCCTATATGCGAGAAGACAGTCCTTTTGGGAAGCAAAAAATCTTTTTTTCTTACAGTTTGGATAGCGGCCAAAGTTTTGCTCCCAGCATTGACATTAACGTCAACACTACAGACCCCAACAATCGCTGGCGCGACAGGCCAGGTCTTGCGGTCAATGAAGCGGGTAAGGCTTTTGTGGCTTGGCGGGATGGCCGCTATACAAACCAAATTGAGTTTATTCAACTTCTCTTCGGGGCCCCCGGAAAATTCGTTCGGCTTCTGAAAGGGGATTTGAACCTGGATGAAATGCTCACGGCGACAGACGTTGTGCTGGAGATAAACGCGGTTTTTTCAGGACACTCTTTTCCTGCTCCGCTCCAAAATGCGGACGGCAACTGCAGCGGGGATTTGTCGCCAACAGATGTAGTGTTATTACTTAAAGCAGTTTTCTTAACCACGGCGTTCCCCTGTTAG
- a CDS encoding peptidylprolyl isomerase gives MLKTMRKNTKIVLWIVIAAFLGTIVFAWGMQYTASQQMKNYVAKVNGEKITADEYLFYFDRLAKQWEAQNPQTEMSEDQRAKLHYDAWRELLRNVLMRQQVERYGLGVTDGEIVEFLQKYYYAVPELMQLEVFQTNGQFDYNKYLAIMNSKDPAAGPFWAQIEAMVRPKILEFKLSNSVFSTARVSNQDIVNRYKEYNEYYKVKILQVRTEQFRSQIQTPDEELTAAYNKNREKYRQPERAHVLFVRFPKTSAQEDERRAEDEALRLRLQAQKALDTTAFAALARQYSEDPTAGKNGGDLGWFVRGQMVPAFDSAVFALKPGELSQPVRTDFGWHVIKLWGKRKQKGQEQVHASHILVNIKPNLEGAEAMKTMADNFARRAAGEGFEKTAAEMQLVIDSSNIFTRDASITGIGFFTEINQFVFSNEPGAVSPAYNVPGAYVVVKVQKRLAAGIPKFEEVRNMVRADLLRRKTMELARQKADKIWQLLQKGTPIEKAAAQFGDTVGTEHIWGWGAWVPGMGDAPAFLGAVIRAHQQKQRFIPPVPTDLGYALGELVQYLPYDAARFAAAKDSTTQSLYQKRRTDALNAWLAQLQRDADIEDYRMEVLGANF, from the coding sequence ATGCTGAAAACCATGCGCAAAAACACCAAGATTGTCCTTTGGATTGTCATCGCCGCCTTTCTCGGCACCATCGTTTTCGCCTGGGGGATGCAGTACACGGCCTCCCAACAGATGAAAAATTACGTGGCCAAGGTCAACGGCGAAAAAATCACCGCCGACGAGTATCTCTTCTACTTTGACCGGCTGGCCAAGCAATGGGAGGCCCAGAATCCCCAAACCGAGATGTCCGAGGACCAGCGGGCCAAACTGCACTACGACGCCTGGCGGGAATTATTGCGAAACGTTTTGATGCGGCAACAGGTCGAACGATACGGCCTCGGAGTAACCGACGGGGAAATCGTGGAGTTTCTGCAGAAATACTACTACGCCGTCCCCGAACTGATGCAGCTGGAGGTTTTTCAAACGAACGGGCAATTCGATTACAACAAGTATCTGGCCATCATGAACTCCAAAGACCCGGCGGCGGGCCCCTTCTGGGCGCAAATCGAGGCGATGGTGCGCCCCAAAATTTTGGAGTTCAAGCTCTCCAACTCCGTTTTTTCCACCGCCCGGGTTTCCAACCAAGACATCGTCAACCGGTACAAGGAGTACAACGAATACTACAAGGTCAAAATCCTTCAGGTGCGAACGGAGCAGTTCCGGTCGCAGATTCAGACGCCGGACGAGGAACTGACGGCGGCATACAACAAGAACAGGGAAAAATACCGCCAGCCGGAGCGGGCGCACGTGCTCTTTGTCCGCTTTCCCAAAACCTCGGCCCAGGAGGATGAACGCCGGGCGGAAGACGAGGCGCTGCGCCTCCGGCTGCAGGCCCAGAAGGCCCTGGACACAACCGCCTTTGCCGCGCTGGCCCGTCAGTATTCGGAGGACCCCACAGCGGGAAAAAACGGCGGGGACTTGGGCTGGTTCGTCCGCGGACAGATGGTTCCCGCTTTTGACTCGGCCGTCTTTGCCCTAAAACCGGGGGAGCTTTCCCAGCCCGTGCGGACCGATTTCGGCTGGCATGTCATCAAACTCTGGGGCAAAAGAAAGCAAAAGGGCCAGGAACAGGTGCACGCCAGCCATATTCTGGTGAACATCAAACCCAACCTGGAAGGGGCCGAGGCGATGAAAACGATGGCCGACAATTTTGCCCGCCGGGCCGCCGGTGAGGGATTTGAAAAAACGGCCGCCGAAATGCAGCTGGTCATCGACTCCTCCAATATCTTCACCCGGGATGCCTCCATCACAGGCATCGGTTTTTTCACGGAGATAAACCAGTTCGTCTTTTCCAACGAACCGGGCGCCGTATCCCCGGCGTACAACGTCCCGGGCGCGTACGTGGTGGTGAAGGTGCAAAAGCGGCTGGCCGCGGGCATTCCCAAGTTCGAAGAGGTGAGGAACATGGTCCGCGCGGACCTGCTCCGCCGGAAAACGATGGAATTGGCCCGGCAGAAAGCGGACAAAATCTGGCAGTTATTGCAAAAGGGCACGCCCATTGAAAAAGCCGCCGCCCAATTTGGAGACACGGTGGGCACCGAGCATATTTGGGGGTGGGGCGCTTGGGTTCCGGGCATGGGAGATGCGCCCGCCTTTTTGGGAGCCGTCATCCGCGCCCACCAGCAAAAACAGCGGTTTATTCCTCCGGTTCCCACGGATTTGGGCTACGCCTTGGGGGAATTGGTGCAATATCTCCCCTATGATGCGGCCCGTTTTGCCGCCGCCAAGGATTCGACGACCCAATCCCTCTATCAAAAACGCCGCACGGACGCTTTGAATGCCTGGCTGGCGCAATTGCAAAGGGATGCGGACATCGAGGATTACCGGATGGAAGTCTTGGGGGCAAATTTCTAA